The Triticum aestivum cultivar Chinese Spring chromosome 3A, IWGSC CS RefSeq v2.1, whole genome shotgun sequence genome includes a region encoding these proteins:
- the LOC123059259 gene encoding glycine-rich cell wall structural protein 2-like, with product MVGTKLVALGYVVLLSIGLANAARVVRFGSGSATGTGAGGGEGGGTVSGGGSGAGSGTGSGVSSNSGSHASGGGGGGGGGGGQNGGTGYGSGSGSGSGSSQYSQGSSYPYGGGYGGYTSAGGAGGGGGGGQASGYQGSSGYGAGSGTGSGSATATNNWYRQGSTNADAGGNGGGNGGGRNGGHGAGKGAGSGYGNAYP from the coding sequence ATGGTAGGCACAAAGCTAGTAGCCCTCGGCTATGTTGTCCTCTTGAGCATTGGACTGGCCAATGCTGCAAGGGTGGTTAGATTCGGCAGTGGAAGCGCCACAGGaacgggagcgggaggaggagagggtggGGGAACTGTGAGTGGTGGTGGCTCAGGTGCTGGGAGTGGAACTGGGTCTGGCGTGAGTTCTAATAGTGGTAGCCATGCaagtggtggaggtggaggtggcggtggaggcggcggccaaaATGGTGGAACTGGATATGGTAGCGGGTCCGGCTCTGGCTCCGGTTCTAGTCAATATAGTCAAGGATCTTCATATCCTTATGGTGGCGGCTATGGTGGATATACTAGCGCTGGCGGtgccggtggcggtggtggtggagggcaaGCTAGTGGTTATCAAGGATCTAGTGGGTATGGGGCTGGTAGTGGCACTGGTTCTGGCTCAGCTACTGCTACTAACAATTGGTATAGACAAGGTAGTACAAATGCAGATGCTGGTGGAAACGGTGGTGGTAATGGCGGAGGAAGAAATGGTGGGCATGGTGCAGGTAAAGGTGCTGGATCTGGGTATGGCAATGCCTACCCCTAG